The following proteins come from a genomic window of Noviherbaspirillum sp. L7-7A:
- a CDS encoding PQQ-dependent sugar dehydrogenase: protein MNHAWKLSALCAAIAFGPAAMAQLAATPAAPATPAAPTAAPAPAPAWKQGMAEGQASSPLHPFAPHMTGRAASELPIDKLKVPAGFKVEVWAEGVPEARSLALGDKGTVFVSNRNLSNVYAIVDKDGKREVKTLFKGLNSPNGVVFDKGTLYVAERHRITRYDNIESQLDSPPQAVVVVDNLDPQKQPGHFWKYLAMGPDGKLYFNIGSPQNITMPTYMEAVIMRVDPKTGMLENYAQGVRNSVGMAFHPKTKQLWFTEHARDWISDDMPSDELNVVTKQGEHFGFPYCFQGDFPDPQYGKNRSCADFTKPKLNLGAHVAPLGMRFYTGKMFPASYTNNIFIAQHGSWNRTVKQGYNVVRVTVDGKGNAKSEPFLEGFMTDDKADPPMWGRPADVLQMADGSMLVSDDYNGIIYRVSYKK, encoded by the coding sequence ATGAATCATGCATGGAAGCTGAGCGCGCTCTGCGCCGCCATTGCGTTCGGACCAGCTGCGATGGCGCAGCTGGCAGCTACGCCCGCGGCGCCTGCGACGCCTGCAGCACCTACTGCCGCGCCTGCTCCGGCACCAGCCTGGAAGCAGGGCATGGCGGAAGGACAGGCCAGCTCGCCGCTGCATCCGTTCGCACCGCACATGACTGGCCGTGCCGCCAGCGAGCTGCCGATCGACAAGCTCAAGGTGCCGGCCGGCTTCAAGGTCGAGGTCTGGGCCGAAGGCGTGCCCGAGGCGCGCTCGCTGGCGCTGGGCGACAAGGGCACGGTGTTCGTCAGCAACCGCAACCTGTCGAATGTCTATGCCATCGTCGACAAGGACGGCAAGCGCGAGGTCAAGACCCTGTTCAAGGGCCTGAACAGCCCGAACGGCGTCGTGTTCGACAAGGGCACGCTGTATGTGGCCGAGCGTCACCGCATCACCCGCTACGACAACATCGAAAGCCAGCTCGACAGCCCGCCGCAGGCCGTGGTGGTGGTCGACAACCTCGACCCGCAGAAGCAGCCGGGCCACTTCTGGAAGTACCTGGCGATGGGTCCGGACGGCAAGCTCTACTTCAACATCGGCTCGCCGCAGAACATCACAATGCCGACCTATATGGAAGCGGTCATCATGCGGGTCGATCCCAAGACCGGCATGCTGGAAAACTATGCGCAGGGCGTGCGCAACAGCGTTGGCATGGCCTTCCACCCGAAGACCAAACAGCTGTGGTTCACCGAGCATGCGCGCGACTGGATCAGCGACGACATGCCGTCTGACGAGCTCAACGTGGTCACTAAGCAGGGCGAGCATTTTGGCTTCCCCTATTGCTTCCAGGGCGATTTCCCTGATCCGCAGTATGGCAAGAACCGCTCCTGCGCCGATTTCACCAAGCCCAAGCTCAACCTCGGTGCGCACGTGGCGCCGCTGGGCATGCGCTTCTACACCGGCAAGATGTTCCCGGCCAGCTATACCAACAACATCTTCATTGCCCAGCACGGCTCGTGGAACCGCACCGTCAAGCAAGGCTATAACGTGGTGCGCGTGACGGTCGACGGCAAGGGCAATGCCAAGTCCGAGCCCTTCCTGGAAGGCTTCATGACCGACGACAAGGCCGATCCGCCGATGTGGGGCCGGCCAGCCGACGTGCTGCAGATGGCCGACGGCTCGATGCTGGTGTCGGACGACTATAACGGCATCATCTACCGCGTGAGCTACAAGAAATGA
- a CDS encoding c-type cytochrome, with amino-acid sequence MSRSLFSRRAGAAAWAAALLLSAHAGQAVAGAEEGRAKAQTCVACHGENGNSTNPAFPSLSGQPKQFIVSALYQFREGKRQNEIMSPMAAKLSNADMNDLAAYYAAQPAPATQHKTALANVEKGRQLSVQNNCVACHAANLMGQQHIPRLAGQHKDYLRAQLASFKASTRGEMDGVMTSAAQALTPDDIDVLADYLAGLPVAAAK; translated from the coding sequence ATGTCCCGCTCCCTGTTTTCCAGGCGGGCGGGCGCGGCGGCCTGGGCCGCCGCGCTCCTGCTGTCCGCCCATGCCGGCCAGGCCGTGGCCGGTGCCGAGGAGGGCCGGGCCAAGGCCCAGACCTGCGTCGCCTGCCATGGCGAGAACGGCAATTCCACCAACCCCGCCTTCCCATCGCTGTCGGGCCAGCCCAAGCAGTTCATTGTCTCGGCGCTGTACCAGTTCCGTGAAGGCAAGCGGCAGAACGAGATCATGTCGCCGATGGCGGCCAAGCTCAGCAATGCCGACATGAATGACCTGGCCGCCTACTATGCGGCGCAGCCGGCGCCGGCCACGCAGCACAAGACCGCGCTGGCCAATGTCGAGAAAGGCAGGCAGCTGTCGGTGCAGAACAATTGCGTGGCCTGCCATGCAGCCAACCTGATGGGCCAGCAGCACATACCGCGCCTGGCCGGGCAACACAAGGACTACCTGCGCGCCCAGCTTGCCAGCTTCAAGGCATCGACCCGCGGCGAGATGGATGGCGTGATGACCTCCGCCGCCCAGGCACTGACGCCGGACGATATCGACGTGCTGGCCGACTACCTGGCCGGCCTGCCGGTGGCAGCAGCGAAGTAG
- a CDS encoding ATP-grasp domain-containing protein: MKILAYDHQTAHYGDAHGLLSAASFSVDRALQSLIGDLCRLPRVEVTLLRDATLPALHLPAAAKVISCTPDQAVAALAACLSRADAVWPIAPESAGALGLASTDILRHDRMLIGCRPDAVAIFASKHQTTRRLRAAGVPVVDTFRLDEAQASTQSDAGGGWVVKPDDGAGCSDTRIFPDRDAARTWIAEHDPTRYVLQPYIHGKPRSISMVCADGQALLMSVNEQRMAVFDNQLHYLGSTVSGVDGMQREARALAEQVMAAVPGLWGYVGIDFIMSADGPVVLEVNPRVTISHAGMRQSVGHNPARLVVELLRDGQCAPLEAKRVRPVSIDANAFPDHTQAMR; this comes from the coding sequence GTGAAGATACTGGCCTATGACCATCAGACCGCGCATTACGGCGATGCGCATGGCCTGCTGTCGGCCGCCAGCTTTTCGGTCGACCGTGCGCTGCAGTCCCTGATCGGCGACCTGTGCCGCCTGCCACGGGTGGAAGTCACACTGCTGCGTGACGCCACGCTGCCGGCGCTGCACCTGCCGGCTGCCGCCAAGGTGATCTCATGCACCCCCGACCAGGCGGTGGCGGCGCTGGCGGCATGTCTGTCCCGGGCCGATGCGGTATGGCCGATCGCGCCCGAGTCGGCCGGGGCGCTGGGCCTGGCTTCGACCGACATCCTGCGCCATGACCGCATGCTGATCGGCTGCCGTCCCGACGCGGTTGCCATCTTCGCCAGCAAGCACCAGACGACACGCCGCCTGCGCGCAGCCGGGGTGCCGGTGGTCGATACCTTCCGGCTGGACGAGGCGCAGGCATCGACGCAGAGCGACGCTGGCGGCGGCTGGGTGGTCAAGCCGGATGACGGCGCCGGCTGCAGCGACACCCGCATTTTCCCGGACCGCGATGCTGCCCGTACCTGGATCGCGGAGCACGACCCCACGCGCTATGTGCTGCAGCCCTACATTCACGGCAAGCCGCGCAGCATCTCGATGGTGTGCGCGGACGGCCAGGCCTTGCTGATGAGCGTCAATGAACAGCGCATGGCGGTGTTTGACAACCAGCTGCATTATCTCGGCAGCACGGTCAGCGGTGTCGATGGCATGCAGCGCGAAGCCAGGGCACTGGCGGAACAGGTGATGGCCGCCGTGCCCGGCCTGTGGGGATATGTGGGCATCGACTTCATCATGAGCGCGGACGGCCCGGTCGTACTGGAGGTCAATCCGCGGGTGACGATTTCCCATGCCGGCATGCGTCAGTCAGTCGGACACAACCCGGCGCGGCTGGTGGTAGAGCTGTTGCGCGACGGCCAGTGCGCGCCGCTGGAAGCCAAGCGCGTACGTCCGGTCAGCATTGATGCGAATGCGTTTCCGGACCATACGCAGGCGATGCGATAA